The Streptomyces sp. HUAS CB01 genome has a segment encoding these proteins:
- a CDS encoding sensor histidine kinase: MTERGGRAGREGHEGHEGREALEERELLQAGGTGGTGGTGEAQLAVEAGGTGEAQLAVEGGGTGLAVRGGGWSVRRKDALLTAVVVAIGVADTWFKPSNGLLTGLPTPVVAVASGLVGSLLWWRRRNPGAVALAVMAGYVVAFTPVALAVAMYTVGETYRRIRTLVLHGAAGCTAGVLALWAGPPDWDLRDAGFTLAFILGPLVFGYAVAIRRDLALEARATVDALEREQHLLVERAQVGERARIARELHDVVAHRVGNIVLTAGALEAGDPARDPAVARAAELIRNEGHQALEELREVLGVLNPGHRGRPLPSGSPRPDVSRLQALVDHAGRLGRRTALRVEGHPEALPDAVQRAIHRIVQEGLTNAAKHAPGAEVGVLVECRVDGVVVRVTNGPATGTGAGDLPPGGGNGLIGLRERVGLLDGTFSAGPCDGGYRIDAFIPHRAAPATP; the protein is encoded by the coding sequence GTGACCGAGCGCGGAGGTCGAGCGGGCCGGGAGGGCCATGAGGGCCATGAGGGCCGTGAGGCCCTGGAGGAACGAGAGCTCCTTCAGGCCGGCGGGACCGGCGGGACTGGCGGGACCGGCGAGGCCCAGTTGGCCGTCGAGGCCGGCGGGACCGGTGAGGCCCAGTTGGCCGTCGAGGGCGGCGGGACCGGCCTGGCCGTCAGGGGCGGCGGCTGGTCGGTACGGCGGAAGGACGCCCTGCTCACCGCGGTCGTCGTGGCCATCGGCGTGGCCGACACCTGGTTCAAGCCGTCGAACGGCCTGCTCACCGGCCTGCCCACGCCCGTCGTCGCCGTCGCGTCCGGCCTGGTCGGCTCCCTGCTCTGGTGGCGCCGCCGCAACCCGGGCGCGGTCGCCCTCGCCGTCATGGCGGGCTACGTCGTCGCCTTCACCCCGGTCGCGCTCGCCGTGGCCATGTACACGGTGGGGGAGACGTACCGGCGCATCCGCACTCTGGTGCTCCACGGTGCCGCAGGCTGCACGGCGGGCGTGCTGGCGCTGTGGGCGGGCCCGCCGGACTGGGATCTGAGGGACGCGGGATTCACGCTCGCGTTCATCCTCGGGCCGCTGGTCTTCGGGTACGCCGTCGCCATCCGCCGCGACCTGGCCCTGGAGGCGCGGGCGACCGTCGACGCCCTGGAGCGCGAGCAGCACCTGCTCGTCGAGCGGGCACAGGTGGGGGAGCGGGCCAGGATCGCCCGTGAACTCCACGACGTGGTGGCGCACCGGGTGGGCAACATCGTCCTCACCGCGGGCGCGCTCGAGGCCGGGGACCCGGCCCGCGACCCGGCCGTCGCCCGGGCGGCCGAGCTGATCAGGAACGAGGGCCACCAGGCGCTGGAGGAACTGCGCGAGGTGCTCGGCGTCCTCAACCCCGGCCACCGCGGCCGGCCTCTGCCGTCCGGGTCACCGCGGCCGGACGTCTCCCGGCTGCAGGCCCTCGTCGACCACGCCGGCCGGCTGGGGCGCCGTACGGCACTGCGCGTCGAAGGCCACCCCGAGGCCCTGCCGGACGCGGTCCAGCGCGCGATCCACCGCATCGTCCAGGAAGGACTCACCAACGCCGCGAAGCACGCGCCGGGGGCCGAGGTCGGCGTTCTCGTCGAGTGCCGGGTCGACGGGGTGGTGGTGCGGGTCACCAACGGCCCGGCGACCGGTACCGGAGCCGGTGACCTCCCGCCGGGCGGTGGCAACGGGCTGATCGGCCTGCGGGAGCGGGTCGGCCTGCTCGACGGCACCTTCTCGGCGGGCCCCTGCGACGGCGGGTACCGCATCGACGCCTTCATCCCGCACCGCGCGGCACCGGCGACCCCGTGA